Genomic window (Candidatus Diapherotrites archaeon):
CTTGTACAATTTATCAGAGACCCTTAAGTGAACAAGTTTATTTGCCATGATACAATTTGATACCAAATGATATAAAAGACTTTACCTCAGCCCTAATTTCCTGAGCCTCTCGTGGGGGTCTTCATTAATGTAATCAATCAATGCTTTGTCCAAGTCATTTGAAGAAATTCTCTGAAGACCCGGGCCTTTCTCTTTCCCAAGGCCTGAATGCTCCTGAATATGATTCCTGACTGCAGACCTCACAAACTCAGTGCGCGAGGCATAAAAGCCTTCCTTTACCATCTTGTCTATTTTTGCCAAATCCTGCTTGGAGAAATTAATCAGCACGGCTTTTACTTGGCTCACAAAAAAAACCTCACTAAAATAATGCGTTCCACCTTAATAAACTTAACGCAAAAGCAATACAAAAAATATATATTTAATATATAAAATAAATATATTTACTAAGAACCTTTTTCTTTCAATTTCTGCCATTCCTTTTCATTTAAAATGCATCCGGGGTCTGAGCGCCTTACATCCTTGTAGTAGCCGTAAGCTCTCGCCCTGCAGCCACCACAAATGTTCCTGTGCACGCATTTCTGGCAATTGCCCTTGAAATTCTTTCTGTCTCTCAGTTCCTTCATTGTTTTATTGTTCTGCCATACATCAATTAAGTCATCTTTCCTTATGTTCCCGCAGACTATTGGGATAAAAACGCAGGGCTCAATGTTTCCGTTTGGTTCTATGGCGCAGTAAAGCCTTGCTGTGCCGCAGCCTCCGATGAAGTCGGCCAAAAATTTTGTTGCAGCAGAATCATAGGACTGGCTGAACACATCAAAATGGGTTAAGGAAGATGCTGCGCCGAATGCACTGCAAACCTTTGCGTACTGTGGTGCAGTGGAAAGTATTGAAAGCTTGCCTCTTTTCCCTATCTGGGAAGCAAGATATTCCAGCAGTTTTTCCCTTTCCTTTGGGCCTATATCAAGATTTACTATTCCCTTGCCCCTTCCAGTTGGAATAAAATTGTAATGCATGAAAAGGTCAACGCCTAATTTTTCTGCCAAGTCAATTGCTGCAGGGACTTCCTTTAGATTATGCTTTGTTATGGTCATTGCAATTCCAATTGCCATTCCTGAGCCTACAGCATTCCTTATTCCCTTGATTGTCTTTTCAAATGCTTTTCTGCCCCTAAAAGCATTATGAGTTGAAGCCTTTGCCCCGTCCAAGGAAACCTGAATGTAAAGGCAATTAGCTGCCTTCAATTTCTTTACCTTCTCTTTCGTGAGCAGGGTTGCATTAGTTGCAATGGAAAATCCCATTTCATTTTCTTTGATTCTTTTCGCAATCTTGAAGAGGTCAGACCTTGCAAGAGGCTCTCCGCCTGAGATGGCAATATATGCAACACCCCAGCCTGCCATTTTATCCACTGCATGCAATGCCTCTTCTGTTGTGAACTCATCAGGGGCCCTCTTGTGGGCGTCCTCATAGCAGTGCTTGCAGGCAAGATTGCAGGCTTTTGTAACATTCCACACAATCAGAAAAGGGGAATAAGAAGTAAAAGGTTTTGTTGGGCCGTATTTGGCTATGCCTTCAAGCACGGCTGCAAGGCCTTTCCTCCAGACAGGGTCTTTAAGGGTCAAAATTATGTCAGCCTTTTTTGTTTTGGTGGTGCCCGCAAAACCGTCCAGAATTTTTCCCACAATAAATCTAGCTGTCTTGCACCTAATGCATAATTCCTGTTTTTCTCCTGCATAATCTTTGAGGATAAGTTCAATCCTTCTCCCGCAAGTGCACCTGTTAGTGCAGAAACTCAAAATTTTTCTTGTTACAGGATTGCCTAACCAACCCTCAATCAATTTAGCCATTTTTTGTGCATCATGCTCTTCGCTACCATGATGTCTGGCTATATTTATCATTAAATTTTTTGCCAGTAAAATTCCCCCAAAAAATTTTATGTAGCAATAACATTAAAAACAAAACATAGTTATGTATAATTTAATGTTTTTTTCTGCATAATGCTTGTGCAACACATATATTAATTGTATATATTTTTTATATATTTCACGGGAGTTGTGCCCTTGGATTCTGCTTTATAAAGTCCTCAAAGTTCTTTGTTTGTATGGAAAAAAAATTCTTTCTGGAGAGCGCCTGCTATAATGAGGGCTTAAGGCAGGTTGCAGTGAAGTTTTCCAATAACGAGAATAGCGAATTGGTAAGGCACAAGTTTTTTCCTTATTTTTATGTTCCAGTCAATTCTAAAAAAGAGTTTTTGCTTCTCAATGAGCTGCTTAGGGCCTTTGGAACAAAAAAATTGAAGTTGCAGAAGATTAAGGGTGAAAATTTTCTTGTGAAGGCTGTTTCTTTTTCTGCACTAAAAGAATTTCATTCCCTCTTGTGTGCTTCAACCAGCCTGCGTCCTTTGCTCCCGAAACCCGAAAGGCAGTTTTTGATTGAAAAGGACTGGAGCTATTTTGATTCCTTCACTTTGATTGAATCGAATGCAGAAAAAGTGAATGAATTTTGCTTCCCTGAAATTGAATTGGATTTTCTGCCCTCAAAACTGAAGGAATTTGTTTCTGGTCTTCTGCTTTCAGACAATACCGCAGCAAAAAAACTGCTTGAATCCATTGCCCTCTCAAATCTTTTGTGTCTTCATGTTACAGAGCTCCCAAAAAATGAGAATGAAATCACTGATGCCCTCCTAGAAAAAATTTATTTCAAGAATGGAATTGCCTTCAATGAAAGAAAAAACCTTTTCTTTGGAAATGAATTTGAGAAAAAGAAATTTTATGAGAGCAAAAGCATTAAATGTGAGCTTGATTTCTCTCACGTACTCTCAACCCTGCTGTGTTTTCCGTTCTTTAACGCGAGCATTGATTCAATGGACTGCGATTGCTGCAGGCCAGAATCGCTTGAAGCAAAAAATTTGAGCCCAAGTTCTTTAATTGAAGTAAAATTCTTGTCTGACGGCTTCTATTTTGAGTCCATGAACCCTTATTATTCTTCTGCAATTCACAATTGCCTTGAAGGCAAGCAGAAGAGAATGAAATTAAAGCAGGAATGGTTTTTGAATTCAATTCCTTTGGGGCCGTTCTATAGGAATCAGGTTCTCAGGGTTTCATTATGTGACATTTCCCCTTTGATTCATAAAAACCAGGCTGTAATAATGCAAGACCATGAACTTCACTGGTTCTGCAGGAGCAAAGAAAGCTTTCTCTCAAAAGAATTATTTGAATTGAATAATTCAATTGTTCAAACTGAAAGAAGGATTAACGAATCAGAGGCAGAAAAGGCAATGAAGTCCTCCTTGAGCGCCTTCACTGAATTAGAGTACAGCGCTGAATTCAATTACCTTAAGGTGTTTAATTCAAAGGCAAAGCATTTGTTTGAGGGCATTCCAAAAAATCTTGCTTCAAAGAACTCTAAATTCTTTTCTTTGGATTTGGCTGAGGCAATTGAATGCATCAAAAACCAGACACTCCAAAAATTCAGGGAGCTCACAGTACAGAAGGGAGTGAAAATATTTAATTCCCAAAACATAAAGACAGTTGTTTCCTCTCCCGTTCCCCTTCTCTTGGCTAAAGAATTTGCAGAAAAAGAGAAGCTACCTCTGCCTGAAATAAAATAAATTTTTAAATGTTAGTATATACTAACGTATATACTATGATAAAAAATTATGACATTTACGAAGAAGTAGTAAAACAAGTTGTTCCGTTCGGCAACGGCAGCATTGTTTACACCCCTAAAAAGTGGATTGGACAAACTGTTAGAGTAATTCTTGAAGGGGAGCCTGTTAATATTAAGGAAAGCGTGGTTGAATTGCTTCAGCCTTTCTTAGAGAACATTAAAGGGGTCTTTCTTTACGGCTCCTTTGCCAGAAACGAGCAGGCGCCAGACTCAGACATAGATGTATTAGTTGTCGCTGACAAAAAATTCAAGTTAGAAAAAAAAAGCAGGTTTGATTTCACAGTAATAGAAGAAGCCACTCTAAGAAAAGAACTGAAAGGAAAAGACCCTTTTTATACTTATTTAGTTCTACAGGAAGCAAAACCTATCATAAATAAGGCTTTACTAAAAGAATTAAAAGAAATAAAAATCAATAAGTGTGATTTCAAATGGCTTTTAGAGGAAGCTGAAAGCGCTTTAAAGATTGCAGAAGAATTCCTGAAATTAGATAAATTACAAGAAAGAAAAAAACTTGACTCAACTGCAATAGTTCACACAATAGTTTTAAGGCTCAAAAATCTCTTCTGGCTCCAATGCATTCTAAAAAACGAAAAATACTCAAATAAAGAATTTAAGTCTTTTCTTCACAAAAAAGGCTTGCCTAAAGAATTGATAGAAAAATTTTATGACTTGTACAGGGCAGAAAGAGACGAAAAGGGCACTCCAGTCAAAGTTTCAGTTGAAGACACCGAAAAACTATATGAAGTTGCCAAAAGAGAATTAATAGAAATGAGAGAGGTATTGCACAAATGTCTTCAAAAAAGAAAGCATTCAAAGGAATAAAATCTATTGAGAAGCGAATTAAAGAGCACGAACAAAAACTTGCTGAAGCAATATCAGAAGATGGAAGACAATACCTCTTCAAAGACATTGCCAGACTGAAAAAACAGAAAGAGAAAAAAGAAGAACAGCTTTAGAGGCTAAGCTTTTTAATTCTTTTCAAGTAAAATTCAGTACTATTGCTATTGAGTTAAAACTATTTTTTTTGCGTGAAACTGAATGGAAGCACTGACAAGGTTTGAGAAGGCAAGAATAATAAGCGCGAGAGCCCTTCAATTATCGTTGGGGGCGCCCCCTTTGGTTGAAGTGCCCAAGGCTTCTTCACCAATAGATGTTGCTGGAGCCGAATTCAACGAAAAAATGATTCCATTGGTTGTGCTGCGAAGATATCCTAATGGCGAAGTAAAGAAAGTAAGCTTGAGTGAAGGGGATTGAATGGGCAAGGCTGTGCCGAGAGGCGTTAAATCAAGGGCTCACAAGCTCATGGAGCTGCATGAAGGAAAGTTCTCTCCAGATTTCGAAAAGAACAAGGAATTCATCAATTCCTTAAAGCTTCCATTCCCAAGAAAAATCCGCAATCTCATTGCAGGCTTCATTACAAGGGAAGCAAAGGCAAAAAGCAGTTAATTTTTTTTATTCAATCTGTTGCATTCTTGGAATTGTAACACCGTTATTCGCTTTATCCCTTTCAAGGACGTAATAGTAAGAGGTTGCAGCCTTCTCCAATTCAGGGTCATGGGTTATAACAAAGATTTGTTCCACCAATCCAGGGAGATGGTGCTTCATCAATTTAGCCAGTTCCTTTACTGCGTTCCTGTCAAGGTTATGCGTTGGCTCATCTAATATCAGCCAGCCCAAATTCTGCGCGAGCACAAGGGAGAAAGCAACCCTAATGCATATTGCTGCTGCGCTTCTTTCGCCTCCACTCAATATTCCTTCAACCCTCACCCATTCATTGTTCCTGTTCTTTACTTTCAATTCATAGCTTCCTTCCTCTATGTCCATTTTTGCTGAAATGAAGTCATGGTAAGGGTAAAGCCTTGGCCACAAGTCCTCCATTGCCTGATTAATTGTGTTTATGAGCTCTTCCCTTAGTTCTGACTGCGCAACCTTCAAGGCATTATTGAATAGGGAAAGCTCTTCCTCCAAGTTTTTTCTCAATGAAATTTCTTCTTCGAGCTCAAGCAACTGCCTCTCGATTGCCCGCAATGATTCAAGCTGCTTCTTTAGTTCTACAATAGATTCTTCAATTGAATTCAATTCAATTTTAATTGAACTAATTGATGCCTCAGTTTTTGTAAGCAACTGTTTTTCATTTATTAGCTCGTCTTCCTTGTAATTCAGTTCCCTTATCTTATTTTCCACTGCAATAATTTCTTCTTTTAAGGAATGCATTTGCCCTTCTTTTTTGATGCATTCAAAGAGTTTCTCAAAATTTTTGTTTTTTTCCTCAAGGTCCTTCAATAATTTTTCATCTGCCTCTCCCTTGAGCGCCTCAACCTCTACAGTCTCCTTTTCAATGCTTTTTGATGTCTCCTTCAGCAGATTTCCCTGTTCACTCAAAGAATCAATCACTGAATAAAAATGCTGCAGCAAGGCTTTTTCCTCGAAAAGCTTTTTTATTTCCTTTTCCAGTTCTTCAATTCCTGCACTTAATTTCTTTTCTTTTGCTTCTTCTTCCTTTCCTTCCTTTTCGCATTCAATTATCCTCTTTTTGTTTTCCTCGTTTTCTTTCTCTTTCTCTTTAATTAGTTCTGACTTCTTTTTTGTGCTCAACTCGGCCCTGCAGAGTGGGCAATGCGCATCGCTTTCCTTCAATTCATTCAAATGCTTTTCAATTTCCTTGTTTTTATTTTCGCACGCAATTATATTGCACTTTATTTCATTGATTTTTTCCTGAATTTTTTTGAGTTCACTGCATTTTTCTTCTTTTTCATTTTCTTTCTCTTTTTTTGTGCCTTCAATCTTTTTTGTTTCCTCCCCCAGACCCACTTTTTCTTCAATTTTTTTGGGGAGAATCCTCTTTTTTGATTGAATCTCCTTTTCAAGAAAGGATTTCCTTTCATTCAATGATTCAATCTTTCTTTGTTTCTCTTTGAGTTCCCCGATTTTTTTCTCTAACTCGCTTTTCCTCTCTTTTAATTTCTCCAATTCTGCCGCAATCTCTTTTTCTTTCAATTTTTCTTTTTTTATTCCTGTCTTTTCCTCAATCTCTTCCACTTCTTTCTCTATTTCCTCAATCATTGCCTTCTTTCTTATGCTTTTTTCATTCAATTCCTTGTATTCCTTGTCCTTTTTTTCTATTGCCCCGATTTTTTTCTTTATGCCCTCAATTTTTTCTTCTTCGCTTTCCTTTTTTTCTTTCAGCTCAATTTTTTTTTCTTCTTTTTTTCTTATTTTTTCTTGTGCTTCTTTCATGTCCTCTTCCTTGAATCTCTCTTTTGTCCTCTGATAAAAGGAATTTTTTTCTTGCACAGATTTTTTTATCTTGTTTATAAGTGAAGTTGTGTTTGACCTCACTTTCTCGTACTTGTTTATGCCCAATAATTCGTCGAATTTCTCTTTCCTCTGCTGAGGGCTCAAGCGCAGGAAATAATCAATCTGGTTCTGCTCCGAGTAAACTGCCCGCGAAAATAATTCATAGTCAATTTCAAGTAGTTCACCAATCTTTTCTGTTACCTCGCTTGGCTTTGGGCCAGCAATCAATTTTTTTTCCCTGAACAGTTTTGCCTCGCTTGCCTTAGCCCTGTGAAGAATCCTTTCAATGCAGTAATTGCCCCCATTGAAATCGAATTCCAGTTCAATTTTCGCTGAATCCATTTTGTTAGGCTGGGCCATTATGATTTCCTCTGAATTCAGCCTTTTAGCGTTCAACGCAGGAAAAGTGCCAAAAAAAGCATAGCTTAAAGCATCCGTTACACTTGATTTTCCCGCCCCAATAATTCCCACTAAGACATTTGTTCCCTTGTAGAATTCCAGTTCAGTGTCCTTGTGCGAGCGCCAGTTGGAGAGCCTAATGCATTTAATCATAAAAGGATTTGTGCATGCAAAACCTTAAGAAAAAAATAGTTTAATTCAATTAATTTAAAGCAGGGTCATTCCCTCTACTTCAATTTGGTTGACGCCCTTCAATGCCTTTATTCTTTCCTCGATTTTTTCTGTTAGGCCTTCCTCTTTGTCAGGCACAACAATTCCAGCCCTCACCAACTCCAAGCCGAAAGCAATAGGCTGCCTTTTGACATCCTTCAATTCTCCCAAGCCTTTGACTGCCTCGCCCAAAGAGGCCTCAATCAATTTCACGTCCTCGAGCTCTTCAGGGTAAATCCTGTAAATTATAAGCAGTTTTCCCAATTAGAACACCTTTTAGGGGCCCTCAAAATTGCATTCAATGCACTTGTAAGGAGTGGAAGTAACCTTGCAGTGGGCGCACCTTATAATTCTCGACTTCCCGCACTTAGGGCACTTGAATTCAGTGAAATCCTTTGTTACCTCTCTGCCGCAAGAACTGCAATACCTCAAAATTATTCCTCCAAAATTGTTTCATAACTTAAGCTTAAATAAATTAGGATTAACATATATTTCTAACAAAATCCATTTAAAAACCTTTGAGGTGCTCAAAGGGCCCATCCGCTAACGGACAGGCGACAGCGCTTCGGACGCTGCAGTGAGGGTTCGACTCCCTCTGGGCCCGAGCCTTTCTCTTTTTCCAAAAAAGAGAAATGCTACGGTCTACCGAAAGAGAAAAAGGAGAAAGTCTACGGTCTATCCAAAGAAAGAAAAGGAGAAAAGTGTTAGGTTATCCCAAAAGAAAAAGGGAGAGAAAAGTCTACAGTCCATCCAAAAGAGAAAAGGCGGTTGAATGAAAAAAATAATAAAATCTTGCGGGCCCGACATTAAAAGGCGCATACTTACTGAAGGAATAAACTATTTTACTACAAGTAAGAAGTCGATTTGGGGGAAAGGGGATAAAGAAACACTAGAACTTTTAGAGAAAGAAGAAATTAACGGAAAATGGTTGAACCTAGCTGCCGGCGACGGTCGTTACAATCTGAACTTATTAAAGAAAGCTGACTTTGTTGTAGCTTCTGATATTGATAAAAGCGCTCTTAGTAAATTATACCATACAACACCCAAAAAATTTAGCATCAAATTAGACATTAAGGTATTTGATATAACTAAAAAATTCCCATTTAATGACGCCTCATTTGACGGTATTTTTTGCGCAGGTTTTTTGCATCTTTTTCCTAAAAATATTTTTAGAAGAATATTTCTTGAAATGGGCAGGATACTTAAACCAAATGGGAAAATTATAATAGACTTTGCAACAGACATCAAGAGGGTTTCACCAGACGGCAAACTTATTGTGTTTGGAGATGAACCTCAATATTCATTGGAAGAAGCCAAAGAACTTCTAAAAGAAACTTTTAGACAATATAAAATTAGAATTCAAGAGTTACAGGTCTTTGAAGAAGAATTTAAAGCTGCTAATTCTCCGTATAAATTTAGTTGCAAGGGTGTTTTATTGGTAGCCGAAAGGTGATTGAATGAAGCTGGCAGTTAAAAAGAGAGGTGGTTTAATGCCCAAAAAACATTTCACTGCAAAGGAAGCAAAAAGAATTGGAGAAAAGCTAGAGATTAAATGGAAGGAATTCAATGTAGAGCAGTTCAGGATGGGATTGGATGTGGAATTAGA
Coding sequences:
- a CDS encoding radical SAM protein, which gives rise to MAKLIEGWLGNPVTRKILSFCTNRCTCGRRIELILKDYAGEKQELCIRCKTARFIVGKILDGFAGTTKTKKADIILTLKDPVWRKGLAAVLEGIAKYGPTKPFTSYSPFLIVWNVTKACNLACKHCYEDAHKRAPDEFTTEEALHAVDKMAGWGVAYIAISGGEPLARSDLFKIAKRIKENEMGFSIATNATLLTKEKVKKLKAANCLYIQVSLDGAKASTHNAFRGRKAFEKTIKGIRNAVGSGMAIGIAMTITKHNLKEVPAAIDLAEKLGVDLFMHYNFIPTGRGKGIVNLDIGPKEREKLLEYLASQIGKRGKLSILSTAPQYAKVCSAFGAASSLTHFDVFSQSYDSAATKFLADFIGGCGTARLYCAIEPNGNIEPCVFIPIVCGNIRKDDLIDVWQNNKTMKELRDRKNFKGNCQKCVHRNICGGCRARAYGYYKDVRRSDPGCILNEKEWQKLKEKGS
- a CDS encoding DUF2080 family transposase-associated protein produces the protein MIKNYDIYEEVVKQVVPFGNGSIVYTPKKWIGQTVRVILEGEPVNIKESVVELLQPFLENIKGVFLYGSFARNEQAPDSDIDVLVVADKKFKLEKKSRFDFTVIEEATLRKELKGKDPFYTYLVLQEAKPIINKALLKELKEIKINKCDFKWLLEEAESALKIAEEFLKLDKLQERKKLDSTAIVHTIVLRLKNLFWLQCILKNEKYSNKEFKSFLHKKGLPKELIEKFYDLYRAERDEKGTPVKVSVEDTEKLYEVAKRELIEMREVLHKCLQKRKHSKE
- a CDS encoding DNA-directed RNA polymerase subunit K, translated to MEALTRFEKARIISARALQLSLGAPPLVEVPKASSPIDVAGAEFNEKMIPLVVLRRYPNGEVKKVSLSEGD
- a CDS encoding 30S ribosomal protein S17e yields the protein MGKAVPRGVKSRAHKLMELHEGKFSPDFEKNKEFINSLKLPFPRKIRNLIAGFITREAKAKSS
- a CDS encoding SMC family ATPase is translated as MIKCIRLSNWRSHKDTELEFYKGTNVLVGIIGAGKSSVTDALSYAFFGTFPALNAKRLNSEEIIMAQPNKMDSAKIELEFDFNGGNYCIERILHRAKASEAKLFREKKLIAGPKPSEVTEKIGELLEIDYELFSRAVYSEQNQIDYFLRLSPQQRKEKFDELLGINKYEKVRSNTTSLINKIKKSVQEKNSFYQRTKERFKEEDMKEAQEKIRKKEEKKIELKEKKESEEEKIEGIKKKIGAIEKKDKEYKELNEKSIRKKAMIEEIEKEVEEIEEKTGIKKEKLKEKEIAAELEKLKERKSELEKKIGELKEKQRKIESLNERKSFLEKEIQSKKRILPKKIEEKVGLGEETKKIEGTKKEKENEKEEKCSELKKIQEKINEIKCNIIACENKNKEIEKHLNELKESDAHCPLCRAELSTKKKSELIKEKEKENEENKKRIIECEKEGKEEEAKEKKLSAGIEELEKEIKKLFEEKALLQHFYSVIDSLSEQGNLLKETSKSIEKETVEVEALKGEADEKLLKDLEEKNKNFEKLFECIKKEGQMHSLKEEIIAVENKIRELNYKEDELINEKQLLTKTEASISSIKIELNSIEESIVELKKQLESLRAIERQLLELEEEISLRKNLEEELSLFNNALKVAQSELREELINTINQAMEDLWPRLYPYHDFISAKMDIEEGSYELKVKNRNNEWVRVEGILSGGERSAAAICIRVAFSLVLAQNLGWLILDEPTHNLDRNAVKELAKLMKHHLPGLVEQIFVITHDPELEKAATSYYYVLERDKANNGVTIPRMQQIE
- a CDS encoding zinc finger domain-containing protein; the encoded protein is MRYCSSCGREVTKDFTEFKCPKCGKSRIIRCAHCKVTSTPYKCIECNFEGP
- a CDS encoding class I SAM-dependent methyltransferase; this translates as MKKIIKSCGPDIKRRILTEGINYFTTSKKSIWGKGDKETLELLEKEEINGKWLNLAAGDGRYNLNLLKKADFVVASDIDKSALSKLYHTTPKKFSIKLDIKVFDITKKFPFNDASFDGIFCAGFLHLFPKNIFRRIFLEMGRILKPNGKIIIDFATDIKRVSPDGKLIVFGDEPQYSLEEAKELLKETFRQYKIRIQELQVFEEEFKAANSPYKFSCKGVLLVAER